The genomic interval TAAACTGCTATTAAGGGTAACAGCATATCCACTTGGTGTCCAGTCTCCCCCGTTGCGGTTAACAAACATCTTACTCAGATCAGCATCCACATTGCGCTGAAAATACAGGGCTGCATTGTAGAACCACTTGTCGATTCTGCTCTTATCTTCTGAGGAAAGGCCGCTTTCTATATAAGCATACCCAAAAAGGAGTCTGGTCAGCCAGTCGTTGATCTCATAGGCAGGAGGCAGATCATGAAGAATGCCATCGCACCATTTTGATCTGACGCTAAAATCTGAATTAGGTTCTCCAATCTGTGCCAGCAGTTCTTTGCGCACCGCTTCTTTATAGTTGGCATTGCCGGTAATCAAGTAGGCAAAGGCAGCATCTCTGAGCAGTTTACCATTGGTAGCCGGTGCATAATCCACGCTGACCTGTGCACAACCGCTGGTAGGCACACCTTTCCATCGCTCAACTGATGGATTACTCACAAATTTATTGGCATTAGCCATGATCCGGTCCCAATCACCGGGGGAGTTAGCCTGAACATCTCCAAAGCTTTTATATGGACCACTTTTGGCTCTTTGTTTCCAGATCTCTACTTCTTCTTTTGTAAAAAAAGGACTCAATGGTGTCTGAGCAATAGTGCTGGTGCTTACTAATAAAAACAGAATTAAAAAAGCTTTTAAATACTGTCTGGTAAGGGTTGTTTTCATAAACTGGGCATTTATTTTTACAAATTTTCTAATAAAATGCCTGGATACCGACTCAAAAACCCACTTACAGGTACATGTGAGATAATATGCAGTTTTTACGACCGGACAAAATTCTGTCTTCATTAAAGATTAACAGCTCCGGATTATATTGAATAAGTTTCCTGATGGAGGCTTTGAGGCGGAAAGTGATTTGCTTCTATAATTTATAAAAGTAAACGTCCATGAAAAAACCACTCCGGGAGTGGTCGCTAAAGGGATATTGAATTATTCTGTCTTCTCTATTGAAACTTAGCGTTTGCCAGGGAGAATTACATGGCGTTTTGATAAGATTAAAAAATTCAGCTATAGATCATAAAAATTAATCCAATCAGAAACGACTTCTTTTTTTCTTTACTTTTTATATGATTTCTGCGCTTCCCAACCGTTGAAGCTTGATAAAATGAAAATTATCACTGAAATACAGTATATTATTATGATTCGGCTTTATCCTGATCAGTTATTTTTTCAGATAATTTTATTACACTGCTTAAAATATTTGCGATTCTGAATAAAAAGAAGAGAACTGAAAGGTGTTTCAACGGCAGAAGTATCTCCAGTAGCTGAGGCTGGCCGGAAAAAACAAAATTCCGAGAATGGCGAGAGAGGCTACTATTCATACTCCCAAAATAAGGTTACATAAGACGGCATTTTAGATCAGACACCCTGTAAGAACAGGTTAAAAATCGCCGGATTCAATCCGTTTTTAACATTTTTTTTCTAAAAAGGAATATTTTTCCACATGGAGCCTCAAAAAAAGAAGAGTATTCTCCTATTCGGGTTAGGCTCTGAAATCAGATTATTTACGCTTTATCATAGAAAAACAATGGGTTTAATTATTAAAATATAAACCTGGGAGTTGAAAGAATAGAATCATTGGAATGATAAGGCTGCATAAGTATAGCTGCTTTGCTGCCCTTACCAGTAACTTTATTTGCAATAATAAAAAGACATATGCTATGTATAAATTCCTTTACAGCACAGGTAATAGATAATAAAACACCCATATTTAATATCTCTTTTTTACAACTCACTATAACACAATTAACTCTGTATATCTAAAACATCCGGCAAAGAAGATGCAAATGCTTAAATAGGCTTCTTAAGCAGGTTGTTTGTGCTTTTTTGCAGCGATGGCCTGCTCATAAATAGATAAAAGCAGGGTATAATTCTTTTCCGGCGTATATTTATCCAGATAATCCTGCCTCGCCTGTTTGCCTAATTGTATAGAAAGTTTGGCATCGGCTGAAAGTACCTGTATTTTATCTACCAGATCAGCACTGTTGCCCGGCAGAAAATGTAAGCCGTTTTGCAAATCATCCACAATCTCGGCCATACCTCCCAGTTTAGAGGTAATAACCGGGGTGCCTGTAGAAAAAGCTTCGAGAATCGTCATGGGGAAGCCTTCGTACCAGACAGAGGGGAAAACTAAAGCCCTGCATTTTTTTAATTCGCTGATGATAAAAGGCTTTTGCTGAAAGCCTGCATATAAGATATTGGGATACCTGGCCGCATAACTTTCCACCGTTTCCTTTAAAGGGCCATCCCCAATAATTTTAAGTGTAAACTTTCCGGTGGCGGCTGCATCCAATACGGTTTGAATGCCTTTTTCCCCGGTTAATCTTCCAATAAACAGGAAAAAGTTCTCCCGCTGCTCCTCTCCTATGCCCAGATCATCGGTGAAGTTTGGCTTTACAATTAACTGCTCAGTCGGAACCTGTAAAGAAGAATCCAGAAATTTATTTTTTGCAAACTCAGTGAGGACAATATACCTGTCTACTTTATTTTTCCAGGTGCCGGTTAGTTTATGTATTCCGGTCATGAGTACGGTGGAAGCCGTCTGAATTTTAGATTCTCGGTATACTCCTTTTAATATAGCATCAATCGGAAAAACTTTATGTATACTCTTTTCATAAATCTTTCCATCATAATACAGCGAATAACTTGGGCAAATCAGTCTGTAATTATGCAGGGTTACAATAACGGGAACACCAAATTTGGCTGCTACAAAAAAAACAGCCGGTGAAGCAAGCGGAAAAAAATTATGTACATGAATAATATCTGGCTGAAAAAACCGGATTACGGCATCTACCCGGTTAGCGCTTTGTACATTGTATACACTTCCGATGCCGGAGAGAATTACATCTTTCGCCGATTTGATTTGAGAATTATCGAATAGCAGCCTTTCTACCGTATGCCCATGACTTGCCATCAACTCGCCTTCTGCGCCAAACACCACATCTTCCCCTCCTTTTTGCTGGTATTTATTATGAATCAGTAATATTCTCATGCAAGGCGATAAGTAAGTAAAAGATGATCCGGTACGTCAGCTAATATATTCGGATATATAATTATTGATACCGTGAACAGAATTAACACAAACAGCTACAATATTAAGGCTTTATTGAGTAGCCAGCAAATGAGTAATTATATTAACCCGCACTGGTGAGGTACTATTTACCATCATTTCATCAGAAAAATATATTGAACAAACAAAAAGAAAATACAAACTGGCAGTTAAAAATATTTTGTTTGTACCTCTTGATCTTCATCACATAGTTATTGTTTCAGAAAAGAATTCAATAGATGGCTGATTGAATTATATTAATACTTTTAAGTATTTAATTATAGTCTATTACTGACAGCTTCTATATCCCAGGCAAAGAATCTGTCATATAATAGGTATTATTAAATGTATTCGAAGAAGAATTAATCCGGATTTTGTAGTAAAAGGTATGGTGCAGGAAGTAAAAACTATCTTTTTAATACTTTTTACTATGTTTTTGAAGCAATTATACTGTTCGTAAAAAAAGCAGGCTATTGATACCTGCTTTCAATTCGATTATTAATGTGTTCCTAATTTCTCGTTTCTGCCACCCTGGTCTTGTTCTCCGGTAACAATGGCTTTAGCTACCTGGAATAACTTTACCATTTTTCCGCCTGGCCTGTCCCAGTATTCGGCCTGATGCAGCGTAACTTTTAACAGAGCAATTCTGGGATCAGTTTTTCCTTCCGGAAACCAGGCTTTGAGATAATTATTCCAGAGTTCATTGATTTTTGCCTGGTCTTTCACCAGTTCAGCTTTTCCGGCAGCTGAAACATACGTTTCAGACCCAATATCTGTATAAGAAAGGCTTACTTTATCGTTGCGCTGAATCTCCCGGACTTTCGCTGAATCGTCCTGGGTAAAAAACCAAATAGTGCCATCATCATCCATGTCGTGGGTGGCCATTGGGCGGCTGCGGAGGTCATCGTCTTGCTCAACAGTAGTGAGCATGGCAAACCGAATGTCTTTAATTTTGTCTTTGAGGACATCAAATTCTTCTTTTCTCATAGTGGTTAAAGATTATAACTTCCAGCGTAGACGCATTCCCGCAGAAAAAGTTGATGCATTTAGCTATTCTTTGGCCGTTGCAGTAAAAACTCCTCCATCGACAGTTCTTTATAGTGATTAATAACCAGATCTGCTTGTTTTAACTGGTCTTTTCCTCTGGTGGAAGTAATGGCAATGCAACTCATATTTGCGTTTTTGGCCGCTTCTACGCCATTGGTGGCATCTTCCATCACCACACATTCCTGCGGAGGCACATTCAACTTTTGCGCTGCTTTCAAAAATACTTCCGGATCTGGCTTGCCATTTTTTACATCATCGGCGGTAACAAAGGCATCGAAATACTGGCGTATCTGGAAGAGTGCCAGAATAAAATCAAGTTTTTCCTGGCTGGAACCAGTAGCCAGAGCCATTTTCAGATTCAACTTTCGACACTCCTGCATTACTTTTTCTACATCCGGAATCAACTGAAGGCCATTTTTTTCAACTAATTGTTTTAAATAGGTTTCCTTTTTCTCCAGTAGTTCCTCAATTTGCTCATCACTGATATCTATCCGCTCTTTTATAATTTCCGAACCTTTGGCACCCAGCACCCCAATATATTCATCATAAGGAAAGTCAACCTGTTGTTCATCAAACATCTGCTTCCAGGCATCATATTCAATTCTGGTGGTGTCTACTACCGTACCATCCATGTCAAAAATTACTGCTTTCATAAGTTTAGCTCAGTATTTAGTAGTGAGTATTCGGTATTAAGATTGTATACGGATTATTCAAAAGGGATTGTTCGATAGAATAAGCACAAAAAAATAATTGAACTTCTGTATAGCCACTTTACGGCTTAGAAGTTCAATTACTGATTAGGGAAGAAATAAGTTGTATTACATCAATATTATTTCTGCTACGAGTAAGTATGGGTTTGAAAACTATTGATACTCATATCAGGCTATTTAATCTTTAAAGATAAGCTTATTGACCTGGTCTATTTCATCCTGGCTGATGGTGTGGCCCATGTTTTTGTATACTTTTTTGGTAACCTGTGCATGCATTCTCTCTAAAACCTGTACAGATTCCTCCACTCTCTCTACCGGTACATGCGGATCGGGATCGCTGGTACCAATAAATACAGGAGTGTCATTAAAGTCTCCGCTGTAATTCTCCGGATAGATTTTATCCCCAATTAATCCGCCTGTAAATGCAACGGCCCCGCCCCACCGGGTTGCATGTCTGGCTACAAACTCCAGGGTTAAACAGGCCCCTTGCGAAAAACCGAGAAAATAAATATGCGCTGATGATATTCCCTGCTCATTTATATCCTTTACAATTTCCTTTAACACCTCTATAGCTGAGGAAAGCCAGGGTTCATTCTGCTTGGGAGGCATGAGAAAAGAATACGGATACCAGGTATAATTGGTGGCCTGTGGGGCAAGTATAGCAAAGTCATTCACTTTCAGATAGGAGGCTATTGAAAGTATATCTTCTGCAGATGCCCCTCTGCCATGCAGCATAATTAATACCTTTTTTGCATCCTTTATATCTTTTCCGGCCTGTATGATTTGTTTTTTATGCATAGCTTTCAGAAGTTCAATTCTCTCCACAATCAATTATAATTTCACCAGGTGGTTTTCTATCTCAGCACGCATAGATTCGTATTG from Rhodocytophaga rosea carries:
- a CDS encoding alpha/beta hydrolase encodes the protein MHKKQIIQAGKDIKDAKKVLIMLHGRGASAEDILSIASYLKVNDFAILAPQATNYTWYPYSFLMPPKQNEPWLSSAIEVLKEIVKDINEQGISSAHIYFLGFSQGACLTLEFVARHATRWGGAVAFTGGLIGDKIYPENYSGDFNDTPVFIGTSDPDPHVPVERVEESVQVLERMHAQVTKKVYKNMGHTISQDEIDQVNKLIFKD
- a CDS encoding HAD family hydrolase, which gives rise to MKAVIFDMDGTVVDTTRIEYDAWKQMFDEQQVDFPYDEYIGVLGAKGSEIIKERIDISDEQIEELLEKKETYLKQLVEKNGLQLIPDVEKVMQECRKLNLKMALATGSSQEKLDFILALFQIRQYFDAFVTADDVKNGKPDPEVFLKAAQKLNVPPQECVVMEDATNGVEAAKNANMSCIAITSTRGKDQLKQADLVINHYKELSMEEFLLQRPKNS
- a CDS encoding pyridoxamine 5'-phosphate oxidase family protein, giving the protein MRKEEFDVLKDKIKDIRFAMLTTVEQDDDLRSRPMATHDMDDDGTIWFFTQDDSAKVREIQRNDKVSLSYTDIGSETYVSAAGKAELVKDQAKINELWNNYLKAWFPEGKTDPRIALLKVTLHQAEYWDRPGGKMVKLFQVAKAIVTGEQDQGGRNEKLGTH
- a CDS encoding glycosyltransferase family 4 protein, producing the protein MRILLIHNKYQQKGGEDVVFGAEGELMASHGHTVERLLFDNSQIKSAKDVILSGIGSVYNVQSANRVDAVIRFFQPDIIHVHNFFPLASPAVFFVAAKFGVPVIVTLHNYRLICPSYSLYYDGKIYEKSIHKVFPIDAILKGVYRESKIQTASTVLMTGIHKLTGTWKNKVDRYIVLTEFAKNKFLDSSLQVPTEQLIVKPNFTDDLGIGEEQRENFFLFIGRLTGEKGIQTVLDAAATGKFTLKIIGDGPLKETVESYAARYPNILYAGFQQKPFIISELKKCRALVFPSVWYEGFPMTILEAFSTGTPVITSKLGGMAEIVDDLQNGLHFLPGNSADLVDKIQVLSADAKLSIQLGKQARQDYLDKYTPEKNYTLLLSIYEQAIAAKKHKQPA